A window of the Henckelia pumila isolate YLH828 chromosome 3, ASM3356847v2, whole genome shotgun sequence genome harbors these coding sequences:
- the LOC140888247 gene encoding uncharacterized protein: MAPRLRGGKGKNVVQESSGQNEVGLDGVLRGRRGRPARNVINDIDAEVDQLGNQVDEMELVVARFQRLNPPTFSGDEGSEKAESWLRAMNNLFGLVHYNSERRVTMVVLQLKDTAERWWEAMRTALVEAGKPVTWDVFCSKFRQEYAPPSFVAEKTSEFFNLVQGDLSAAEYARKLSSLFTYVPHIASKDGAKLEKFMEGLNQNLYSLVLASNPVDYADAVDKAIRQEAGLRRGRPQYTMQAPSGSAPFSANTSFEPQQSFSQPRLQRFKPKGKQFKKKSFSTSSSSGSSRGGGSSWVPRESCNKCGGRHSSDQCIGVQGICRTFVQPGHYAKVCPSGGGQQHQSSQFSQFPRAPAPRPFTPQFTPQPSFCQPRGPPQQQFPGPQQARVHALTHDQAQDAPGGVIAGICFIFDHPARILIDTGASHSFLSAAFIVEHEIATTLLIDPVSVSTPAGVYLRSREIVINRVIRFDESIMITNLIKLSMSDFDCIIGMDTLTNYRATVDCFHGIVRFRPYVGGKWNFYGDDS; encoded by the coding sequence ATGGCCCCTAGACTTCGAGGTGGAAAAGGAAAGAATGTTGTCCAAGAATCTAGCGGTCAGAATGAGGTTGGTCTTGATGGAGTCTTGCGTGGAAGACGTGGTCGTCCTGCAAGAAATGTAATAAACGATATTGATGCTGAAGTGGACCAGCTGGGCAATCAAGTTGATGAAATGGAGTTGGTGGTCGCTAGATTTCAAAGATTGAATCCACCCACCTTCAGTGGAGATGAAGGCAGTGAAAAAGCTGAATCTTGGTTGAGAGCCATGAACAACCTGTTCGGGTTGGTGCACTATAATTCTGAACGAAGGGTAACAATGGTGGTTCTACAACTGAAAGATACTGCTGAACGTTGGTGGGAGGCTATGAGAACAGCTCTGGTTGAGGCTGGTAAACCTGTTACTTGGGATGTTTTCTGCTCCAAGTTCCGACAAGAATATGCTCCACCTTCTTTTGTGGCAGAGAAAACATCTGAGTTCTTCAATCTGGTTCAAGGTGATTTGAGTGCTGCAGAGTATGCCAGAAAGCTGTCTTCATTGTTTACTTATGTGCCACACATTGCTTCTAAAGATGGGGCTAAActtgaaaagtttatggaaggaCTAAATCAGAATCTTTACTCCTTGGTCTTGGCCAGCAACCCAGTTGATTATGCTGATGCGGTTGACAAAGCCATCAGACAGGAAGCAGGGTTAAGAAGGGGTCGACCGCAGTATACTATGCAAGCACCCTCTGGCAGTGCACCATTTTCAGCAAACACCTCTTTTGAACCCCAACAATCATTTTCGCAACCTAGGCTGCAGAGATTTAAGCCTAAGGGAAAACAATTCAAGAAAAAGTCATTTAGCACATCCTCTAGTTCTGGTAGTTCTCGTGGTGGGGGATCTTCATGGGTTCCTAGAGAGTCTTGCAataagtgtggaggaagacattcATCCGATCAGTGCATAGGAGTTCAGGGAATCTGTCGTACTTTTGTCCAACCAGGACATTATGCAAAGGTTTGTCCTAGTGGGGGAGGACAGCAGCATCAGTCTTCTCAGTTTAGCCAGTTTCCTCGAGCTCCAGCTCCTAGACCTTTCACTCCTCAGTTTACGCCGCAACCCAGTTTCTGCCAGCCGAGAGGTCCTCCTCAGCAGCAGTTCCCAGGGCCTCAGCAGGCTAGAGTTCATGCATTGACTCACGACCAGGCTCAGGATGCACCTGGAGGGGTTATAGCAGGTATATGTTTTATCTTTGATCATCCTGCTCGTATATTGATAGACACaggagcatctcattcatttCTATCTGCTGCATTTATTGTTGAGCATGAGATTGCTACTACCTTGTTGATTGATCCAGTGTCTGTGTCTACCCCTGCCGGTGTGTATTTGAGGTCACGTGAGATAGTGATAAACCGTGTAATCCGTTTCGATGAAAGCATTATGATAACCAACTTGATTAAGTTgtctatgtctgattttgattgtattatcggaATGGATACTTTGACCAACTATCGAGCtacagttgactgttttcatGGAATAGTAAGATTCCGACCATATGTTGGTGGCAAATGGAATTTTTATGGTGATGATTCATGA